Proteins from a single region of Streptomyces sp. Tu 3180:
- a CDS encoding metalloregulator ArsR/SmtB family transcription factor, which yields MPNTKVLPLLGPEGSGAVAPCCPPLTERPFTAEEAETAARMFKALGDPVRLRLFSAVASHEGGEACVCDISDVGVSQPTVSHHLKKLKEAGLLTSERRGTWVYYRVEPTVLAAMGRLLTAAPTAV from the coding sequence ATGCCGAACACCAAGGTGCTGCCGCTGCTCGGGCCCGAGGGGAGCGGGGCCGTGGCGCCGTGCTGCCCGCCGCTCACCGAGCGCCCCTTCACCGCGGAGGAGGCCGAGACGGCCGCCCGGATGTTCAAGGCCCTGGGCGATCCGGTGCGGCTGCGGCTGTTCTCGGCGGTCGCCTCGCACGAGGGCGGCGAGGCGTGCGTGTGCGACATCTCCGACGTCGGCGTCTCCCAGCCGACCGTCTCCCACCACCTGAAGAAGCTCAAGGAGGCCGGCCTGCTCACCTCCGAGCGGCGCGGCACCTGGGTCTACTACCGGGTCGAGCCGACGGTGCTCGCCGCGATGGGCAGGCTGCTGACCGCCGCGCCCACCGCCGTCTGA